The segment TTGGCCGGATGCCGCAGGCGTTCAGCAGCCTGACCGCGGAGCGCGGTATCTCCAGCAGGTCCGGGCGGAAATGGCGGAACACCACGTTGAAGTAGGGGACGCACCCCACGAACAGGAGGGTGGGCGAAGCATCATCGAACTTTAGGTCCGGCGTCGTCCAGCTCCCTCCCTTTGGCGAGAGGCCCCGCCGGGCCGACAGCTCCCTGATGTTGCCGAGAACCCCATGGTGCGCGGGGAGCGGCGGGCTGTCCCGCCGCATCTGCGAGCGGGCCGCCCGTACGAACTCCAGGAAGTCCACCCCGCTGGTGCACGCCTCGGAGCAGGAGCCGCAGGACGCGCAGGCCCACAGCCCACCAGGCTCAACGCCCCCGCCGGACATGATGCCCTCGATCACGCTCCGGGGACTGAAGGAATCGTAGCGGTGCGCGGCCGGACAGGAGTAGGTGCACCGGCCGCAGCCGACGCACTCCTCCGCGCCGAACCGGCGGACCAGCCCCTCAAGCTCCGTCGCGATCCCTCCTCAGTGGCCCCATGGCCTTGACCGCCGAGGTGAACTCGTCCACGGTGGACGCGAACAGGTCCCCCTCCGACGCGGAGATCCATCGCAGCAGCAGCCGCTCCTTCCCTATTCCCAGCAGCTCCAGCAGCTCCCTGGTCTCGCCCACGCGGACCTCCTCCCTCACGTTCCCGGAGGCGTAGTGGCAGTCCCCGATGTGGCAGCCCAGCACCATGACGCCGTCCGCTCCTCTGCGGAAGCACTCCGTGATCAGCCCTCCGTCCACCCGGCTGGAGCACATGACCCTGATGACCCTGACGTTGGCCGGCATCTGCCGCCTCGACGCTCCGGCCAGATCAGCCCCGGCGTAGGAGCACCAGTTGCAGCAGAACGCCACGATCCGGGGCTCCCAGCCCCGCTCCCCCTCCTTGGCTGGGCTTGTCGCGTCGGTCATGGCATCTCCCCGCCGGGTACGGCTTCCTGGCCAAAATACCTTTTCTGCGCACCTCCTGCGGGGGCCCCTTTCCAGGATTTCGGCCATCTCATGGCAAGGATTAAGTGGCCCCAGGCCGTGATGAGTTCGAATGAGGATCATCGGCTTCATCAAGACATCGCTGCTGGACTGGGACGGCCATGTGGTGTCGTCCGTCTACCTTCCCGGATGCAACTTCCGCTGCCCCTATTGCCACAACCCCGACGTGGTGCTGCGGTCCGAGACCTTCGACGAGGTGCCCTTCTCGGAGGTGGAGGAGTACGTCCGCTCCAACAAGGACTTCCTCGACGGAGTGGTGGTGACCGGCGGCGAGCCCACCCTCCACAAGGACCTCCCCGATCTTCTCCGCAGGATCAAGGACCTGGGCGTGAAGGTCAAGCTGGACACCAACGGTTCCAACCCGGGGATGCTGGGGGATCTCATCGAGGCCGGGCTGGTGGACTACGTGGCCATGGACCTCAAGGGGCCGCTGAACGAGAAGTACGCCGACGTCGTGGGAGTGGACGTCAAGCTCGACGACATCAAGCGCTCCATCGAACTGCTGGAGACCTCTGGGGTGGACCACGAGTACCGCACCACCGTGGTGCCGGTGCTGCTGACCCCGGGCGACATCGAGTCGATGGCCGCGTACATCGGGGGCACCAAGAAGTACGCCCTGCAGCAGTTCCGCCCGGGGCACACTCTGGACCCCAGCATGTCGATGGTGAAGCCGTACCCGCAGGGGACCATGCTCGGCATCGCCGAGACCGCCAAGAGGTACGTGCGCAAGGTGGTGCTCCGCGGGGACGTGTGAGCGCATTATCATTTCTCGTTCTCAGTAATACAAATCGGGCCGAGAGCTTTTTTATTCTCCAATTCATCGAAATATAGAATAATCCTCAGATGAAAATGGTGGTGTAGCATGGCAAAGGTCTTTACATGTCCGCACTGCGGGGCCGGTGCAGGCCCCCACGATTCCCAGTGCTGGCGCTGTGGCGGATCGCTCACGGCGCCGGTAACGGCAGCCCCCAGGCCGGCCGCGCCGGGGATAAGGGAGATCAGCAAGAGCAACTTCGACGCCGCCCCTGTGGTCAAGCCCGCGGTCAGGGATGTGGTCGGCGCGTACGGCAGGGAGAAGGAGCTGCGGGACAAGGAAAGGGCCCTGCAGGCCGAGATGGAGTCCCTGGAATCGCAGAACCGCAAGGTGGAGAAGCTCTTCCGGAAGCTGGACGAGGAGAAGAGGTCGCTGGAAACGCTGAAGGCCAGCCTCAGCGCCCGCGAGGACGAGCTCTATACCAAGGCCGCCATCCTCCAGAGCGCCATGCACGCCGCCGATGTCCAGCCCAAGACCGGCGGCCCCCTGTACGAAAGCGGCAGCCTGGACGCGGTGGACCCGGAACCGGTCCTGGCCATGGAGAAGGCCCGCCTCCGCCAGGAGCTGGAGAAAGAGATGGCGGACCAGCTTGATCGGATCACCCAGCTGGAGGAGAGCCTCAGTGCTCAGGAGGACGAGCTCTATACCAAGGCCGCCATTCTCCAGAGTGCCATGAGGTCCACCGACGACCCCCGGAACGCCGGGAGCACCTCCAAGAACGCCAGCATATTATATCTGGCGGCGGGCGGCGACCTGGAGCCCGTGCTGGTCCTGGAGAGGTCCCGGATGCGCAAGAAGATCGAGAGCGAGATGGCCGAGCAGTTCCAGCGCCTCGCCGAGCGGGAGGCCGGGATGAAGTCGGCGTACGCGCAGATGGGGGCCGGGGCCGTGGTGGTCAGCGGTCTCCCCGACAGCCTGGAGTCCGCCCTCGCCTGTGTGCGGTGCCTCAAGACGGTGGAGGGAGGGGCGGACACCCGTTACTTCCGCCTGACCCGCGTCAATGGCGTACTGACGCTGACCGGGGTCGACGCAAATGCCGAGGTCCCGGCCAGGGACGAGAACGCCCCGGCCGACCGGTGAGCCTGCAATGCCCCGAGACCACGGCGCATC is part of the Methanomassiliicoccus luminyensis B10 genome and harbors:
- a CDS encoding anaerobic ribonucleoside-triphosphate reductase activating protein; this encodes MRIIGFIKTSLLDWDGHVVSSVYLPGCNFRCPYCHNPDVVLRSETFDEVPFSEVEEYVRSNKDFLDGVVVTGGEPTLHKDLPDLLRRIKDLGVKVKLDTNGSNPGMLGDLIEAGLVDYVAMDLKGPLNEKYADVVGVDVKLDDIKRSIELLETSGVDHEYRTTVVPVLLTPGDIESMAAYIGGTKKYALQQFRPGHTLDPSMSMVKPYPQGTMLGIAETAKRYVRKVVLRGDV
- a CDS encoding hydrogenase iron-sulfur subunit; this encodes MTDATSPAKEGERGWEPRIVAFCCNWCSYAGADLAGASRRQMPANVRVIRVMCSSRVDGGLITECFRRGADGVMVLGCHIGDCHYASGNVREEVRVGETRELLELLGIGKERLLLRWISASEGDLFASTVDEFTSAVKAMGPLRRDRDGA